Proteins co-encoded in one Kribbella solani genomic window:
- a CDS encoding isoprenyl transferase, with protein sequence MSPIGRRRGRVVGVGTGEPKVVVAPEPHPSGARVPAVPRELVPRHVAIVMDGNGRWAKQRGLPRTEGHRAGEASLLDVIKGGIEIGVKYISAYAFSTENWARSPEEVRFLMGFNREVIHRRRDELDAMGVRVVWSGRRPRLWKSVIDELEYAQERTKHNDTITLQFCVNYGGRAELADAMRSIARDVAEGKLNPDRITEKTIGRHLYAPDIPEVDLYIRPSGEQRTSNFLIWQLAYAEMVFMDTLWPDFDRRDLWRAVEQYARRDRRYGGAIPNPVAADN encoded by the coding sequence ATGTCTCCTATTGGGCGTCGCCGAGGTCGGGTTGTTGGGGTGGGGACGGGGGAGCCGAAGGTAGTGGTGGCTCCGGAGCCGCATCCTTCGGGGGCTCGGGTGCCGGCGGTGCCTCGGGAGCTGGTGCCTCGGCATGTGGCGATCGTGATGGACGGGAACGGGCGGTGGGCCAAGCAGCGCGGGCTGCCGCGGACCGAGGGGCATCGGGCCGGCGAGGCGTCGTTACTGGACGTGATCAAGGGCGGCATCGAGATCGGGGTGAAGTACATCTCGGCGTACGCGTTCTCCACCGAGAACTGGGCCCGGTCGCCGGAGGAAGTACGCTTCCTGATGGGGTTCAACCGCGAGGTGATCCACCGGCGCCGTGACGAGCTGGACGCGATGGGCGTACGCGTGGTGTGGTCCGGCCGCCGGCCGCGTTTGTGGAAGAGCGTGATCGACGAGCTGGAGTACGCGCAGGAGCGGACCAAACACAACGACACCATCACCTTGCAGTTCTGCGTGAACTACGGTGGCCGCGCGGAGCTCGCGGACGCGATGCGGTCGATCGCGCGGGATGTTGCCGAGGGCAAGCTCAACCCGGACCGGATCACCGAGAAGACGATCGGCCGGCATCTGTACGCGCCGGACATCCCCGAGGTGGACCTGTACATCCGGCCCTCGGGCGAGCAGCGGACCAGCAACTTCCTGATCTGGCAGCTGGCGTACGCGGAAATGGTTTTCATGGACACGCTCTGGCCCGACTTCGACCGGCGTGATCTGTGGCGCGCGGTCGAGCAGTACGCGCGGCGGGATCGCCGGTACGGCGGCGCGATCCCGAATCCGGTTGCCGCCGACAACTGA
- a CDS encoding ATP/GTP-binding protein, whose amino-acid sequence MREQGYDGGRHLVTEWVWLPGRPDTVITDPETLAYEAIAKMHLLPPLVRSAPGIGEVGLVNMPVWLWVAKTENTWGPIERVASVPGLSVTAKARVVAVDWSLGDGQTVRCEGAGTAYTVAMGVRDSPDCGHRYKKTSRALADCKYPVTATARWKVSWESTLGEAGQLDLTQVAAAQLRIGEAVPVLVDPDGGDRVTPTEQVEC is encoded by the coding sequence GTGCGCGAACAGGGATACGACGGCGGCCGCCACCTTGTCACTGAATGGGTATGGCTACCGGGCAGACCTGACACCGTCATCACCGATCCGGAGACGCTGGCCTACGAAGCCATCGCCAAGATGCACCTGCTGCCTCCCCTTGTCAGGAGTGCGCCGGGGATTGGGGAGGTTGGGCTGGTGAATATGCCGGTTTGGTTGTGGGTTGCGAAGACTGAGAATACGTGGGGGCCGATTGAGCGGGTGGCTAGTGTGCCTGGGTTGTCCGTGACGGCGAAAGCGCGGGTGGTTGCGGTTGACTGGTCGCTGGGAGACGGGCAGACCGTACGGTGTGAAGGGGCAGGGACGGCGTACACGGTGGCGATGGGTGTGCGGGACTCGCCGGATTGTGGGCATCGGTATAAGAAGACTTCGCGGGCGTTGGCTGATTGCAAGTACCCGGTGACGGCGACTGCGCGGTGGAAGGTTTCGTGGGAGAGCACGCTGGGTGAGGCGGGGCAGCTCGACCTGACGCAGGTAGCGGCGGCGCAGTTGCGGATCGGTGAGGCCGTGCCGGTTCTGGTCGATCCGGACGGAGGCGACCGGGTCACGCCGACAGAGCAGGTTGAGTGCTGA
- the recO gene encoding DNA repair protein RecO, whose product MPLYRDQAIVLRTQKLGEADRIATLLTRAHGKVRAVAKGVRRTSSRFGARLEPFSHVDLQLATGRTLDVVTQAESIAAYGEGIVGDYARYTAGTVLLETADRLVVEEKEPATQQHLLLAGALRVLSTGEREPSLVLDAFLLRSLAIAGYAPSFDDCARCGEPGPHRAFNPASGGMVCTSCRPPASAMPAQATVTHLAALLTGNWPAATQADPKTRRESTGLIAAFFTYHQDNQLRSFPHLDLTPNTPTRDPQSA is encoded by the coding sequence GTGCCGCTCTACCGGGATCAGGCGATCGTGTTGCGTACCCAGAAGCTGGGTGAGGCGGACCGGATCGCCACGCTGCTGACTCGCGCGCACGGGAAGGTCCGTGCGGTCGCGAAAGGCGTCCGGCGTACGTCGTCCCGGTTCGGCGCCCGGCTGGAGCCGTTCAGTCACGTCGACCTGCAGCTCGCGACCGGCCGTACGCTCGACGTCGTCACGCAGGCGGAGTCGATCGCGGCGTACGGTGAGGGGATCGTCGGCGACTACGCCCGGTACACGGCCGGCACCGTCCTGCTGGAAACCGCCGACCGCCTGGTCGTCGAGGAGAAGGAACCCGCCACCCAGCAGCACCTCCTGCTGGCCGGCGCGCTCCGCGTCCTGTCCACCGGCGAACGCGAACCGTCCCTGGTCCTCGACGCGTTCCTGCTCCGCTCGCTGGCGATCGCCGGGTACGCGCCCTCTTTCGACGACTGCGCCCGCTGCGGCGAACCAGGCCCGCACCGAGCCTTCAACCCCGCCTCCGGCGGCATGGTCTGCACCTCCTGCCGCCCACCCGCCTCAGCCATGCCCGCCCAAGCCACAGTCACCCACCTCGCCGCCCTCCTCACCGGCAACTGGCCGGCCGCCACCCAAGCCGACCCCAAAACCCGCCGAGAATCCACCGGCCTCATCGCCGCCTTCTTCACCTACCACCAAGACAACCAACTACGTTCCTTCCCCCATCTAGACCTCACCCCCAATACCCCCACCCGCGACCCCCAATCCGCCTAA
- a CDS encoding NAD(P)H-binding protein, with amino-acid sequence MIGLTGSTGQLGSRIAERLAGQPLRLIVRDPARAPQLPGASVAQAAYGEHAALLSALDGVDVLMLLSATESADRVSLHKATIDAAVAAGVRRIVYTSFVGAAPGATFTFARDHWHTEEHIRASGVDYTFLRDNLYLDFVSGGVGADGVVRGPAGDGRVAAVSRDDVAAAAAVVLGSDGHSGATYDLTGPSAFTLTEAAAVLSEALGRAVRYEPETLDEAYRSRESYGAPAWEVAGWVTSYAAIASGELSQVSTAVQDLTGRPATSLEEYVGRG; translated from the coding sequence GTGATCGGCCTGACCGGATCGACCGGGCAGCTCGGCTCCCGGATCGCGGAGCGGCTCGCCGGGCAGCCGCTGCGGCTGATCGTGCGCGATCCCGCCCGGGCGCCACAGCTGCCCGGGGCATCGGTCGCGCAGGCGGCGTACGGGGAGCATGCCGCGCTGCTGTCCGCACTGGACGGCGTCGACGTATTGATGTTGCTCAGCGCAACGGAGTCGGCCGATCGGGTTTCCTTGCACAAGGCAACCATTGACGCGGCGGTGGCGGCCGGCGTACGGCGGATCGTGTACACGTCGTTCGTCGGCGCGGCGCCGGGCGCGACGTTCACGTTCGCGCGCGATCACTGGCACACCGAGGAGCACATCCGGGCCAGCGGTGTCGACTACACCTTCCTGCGGGACAACCTGTACCTCGACTTCGTGTCCGGCGGTGTCGGCGCGGACGGCGTGGTCCGCGGGCCGGCCGGTGACGGGCGGGTCGCCGCCGTCAGCCGCGACGACGTGGCCGCTGCCGCCGCCGTGGTGCTCGGCTCGGACGGTCATTCCGGCGCGACGTACGACCTGACCGGCCCAAGCGCTTTCACCCTGACCGAAGCGGCAGCCGTGCTGTCCGAGGCGTTGGGTCGCGCGGTTCGGTACGAGCCCGAGACGCTCGACGAGGCGTACCGTTCCCGCGAGTCGTACGGCGCGCCCGCCTGGGAAGTTGCCGGCTGGGTGACGTCGTACGCCGCCATCGCCAGCGGTGAGCTGTCCCAGGTGTCGACCGCGGTGCAGGATCTCACCGGCCGCCCGGCGACCAGCCTCGAGGAGTATGTCGGTCGCGGGTGA
- a CDS encoding aldo/keto reductase, with protein MRQSQLGDLTVSSLGLGCMGMSQSYGVRPDESESIATLHAAIDAGCTFIDTADVYGDGENEEIVGRALAGRRDQVVLATKFGFRTTKSESTVVPTVVDGSPEYARAALDASLQRLGVDHVDLWYLHRRDPQVPIEDTVGAMASMVEAGKVRYLGLSEVNGDTVRAAHAVHPITAVQSEWSLWTRDPETVVLPALRELGIGFVPFSPLGRGFLTGQLTSPDDFPEDDMRRGLPRFQGENFQKNLDLVAQVRTLAAAKGVTPSQLALAWLLAQGNDVAPIPGTKRRSYLTENLGAIDVVLTPDELAGLDAAFPPDAVAGQRYTDGGMNLVGK; from the coding sequence ATGCGTCAATCCCAGCTCGGTGACCTGACCGTTTCCAGTCTCGGCCTCGGCTGCATGGGCATGTCCCAGTCGTACGGTGTCCGGCCGGACGAGTCGGAGTCGATCGCTACCCTGCACGCCGCGATCGACGCCGGCTGCACCTTCATCGACACCGCCGACGTCTACGGCGACGGCGAGAACGAGGAGATCGTCGGCCGTGCCTTGGCCGGACGCCGCGACCAGGTCGTGCTTGCGACCAAGTTCGGTTTCAGGACCACCAAATCCGAGTCCACCGTGGTGCCGACTGTCGTCGACGGTTCACCGGAGTACGCCCGGGCCGCGCTGGACGCTTCGCTGCAGCGGCTCGGGGTGGATCACGTCGACCTCTGGTACTTGCATCGGCGGGATCCGCAGGTCCCGATCGAGGACACTGTCGGTGCGATGGCCTCGATGGTGGAAGCGGGCAAGGTTCGGTACCTCGGGCTCTCGGAGGTGAACGGCGACACCGTACGCGCCGCGCACGCCGTACACCCGATCACCGCCGTGCAGAGCGAGTGGTCGCTGTGGACGCGCGACCCGGAGACCGTGGTGCTGCCGGCGCTGCGTGAGCTGGGGATCGGGTTCGTGCCGTTCAGCCCGCTCGGGCGCGGGTTCCTGACCGGGCAGCTCACCTCGCCGGACGACTTCCCCGAGGACGACATGCGCCGCGGGCTGCCGCGGTTCCAGGGGGAGAACTTCCAGAAGAACCTCGACCTGGTCGCGCAGGTACGGACCCTGGCCGCGGCGAAGGGGGTCACGCCGAGCCAGCTCGCGCTCGCCTGGTTGCTTGCGCAGGGCAATGACGTGGCACCGATCCCGGGCACCAAGCGCCGTTCGTACCTGACCGAGAACCTCGGCGCGATCGATGTCGTCCTGACCCCGGACGAACTGGCCGGCCTGGACGCCGCGTTCCCGCCGGATGCGGTGGCGGGGCAACGGTATACCGACGGCGGAATGAACTTGGTGGGCAAGTGA
- a CDS encoding SAV_915 family protein, whose product MSSRHLVVPVRCAGEIATLRVGRLPDGTRVGIAFSTPAGLRAAAGAQEWMRLSEDSLRELLVPLGVHRIQLDPTMVVVPVSAAAAS is encoded by the coding sequence GTGAGTAGTCGACATTTGGTTGTTCCGGTTCGGTGTGCTGGTGAGATCGCGACGTTGCGGGTCGGGCGGTTGCCGGATGGGACGCGGGTCGGGATCGCGTTCAGTACGCCGGCTGGCTTGCGGGCCGCGGCTGGTGCCCAGGAGTGGATGCGGCTGTCGGAGGACAGTCTGCGGGAGCTGCTCGTACCGCTCGGAGTCCACCGGATTCAGCTCGATCCGACGATGGTTGTCGTACCGGTCAGCGCCGCCGCGGCCAGCTGA
- a CDS encoding GNAT family N-acetyltransferase — translation MISLREIDPADLALFDEWYDAFRAGAVAGRSAALVIGREALGYSMRNPSPVKARIAVGAFENDRVLGAMLFEYRLTDNLDTVEVEIDVPPEHRRRGIGTALWQWAATRTAQLGRTIVQTELGVPAEPWPGAIFAERLGFVTEHVEEQLVVPLPFDEVRLEELRESAGRLDGYRLTSWAGVCPPEHLQAYADLHTAMDQDVPTGGMTREVVPWTLEKLEANEVRLNRNYLALVTMAHTVAGQPAGYTLMYLPRADAEHAQQDDTLVLREHRGHNLGTHLKLANLDQLAHHRTTQRFLHTWTALTNAPMRKVNTHFGFHPVEQHRELELRLPSLRPAARGVILDPDDRILLVRFEFPDGPLWATPGGGLEPGETVVEGLRRELIEEVGLEGFPDPPHLWHQEVVAEGHATGYDGVLNDYFLIRTTAFDPAGTLSPDELRAENVHALRWWTRTELEADPGRFAPRNLPALLRHLLESGPPNTPTQLTL, via the coding sequence GTGATCAGTCTTCGCGAGATCGACCCGGCCGACCTGGCCCTGTTCGACGAGTGGTACGACGCCTTCCGGGCCGGCGCGGTCGCCGGCCGGAGCGCGGCGCTGGTGATCGGCCGGGAAGCGCTCGGGTACTCGATGCGCAACCCCAGCCCGGTGAAGGCGCGGATCGCGGTCGGCGCGTTCGAGAACGACCGGGTCCTCGGCGCGATGCTGTTCGAGTACCGGCTGACCGACAATCTGGACACCGTCGAGGTCGAGATCGACGTACCCCCGGAGCACCGGCGGCGGGGGATCGGCACGGCGCTGTGGCAGTGGGCGGCGACCCGGACCGCGCAACTCGGCCGAACGATCGTGCAAACCGAGCTGGGCGTGCCGGCGGAGCCGTGGCCTGGCGCGATCTTCGCGGAGCGGCTCGGCTTCGTCACCGAACACGTCGAGGAGCAGCTGGTCGTGCCGCTCCCGTTCGACGAGGTGCGGCTCGAGGAACTGCGGGAGTCCGCCGGGCGGCTCGACGGGTACCGGTTGACGTCCTGGGCGGGGGTGTGCCCGCCGGAGCATCTGCAGGCGTACGCGGATCTGCACACCGCGATGGATCAGGACGTACCGACCGGCGGCATGACGCGCGAGGTCGTCCCGTGGACTCTGGAAAAACTGGAGGCCAACGAGGTACGCCTGAACCGGAACTACCTGGCTCTGGTGACCATGGCCCACACCGTCGCGGGTCAGCCGGCCGGGTACACCCTGATGTACCTGCCCCGAGCCGACGCGGAACATGCCCAGCAGGACGACACGCTGGTACTACGCGAGCACCGCGGCCATAACCTAGGCACCCACCTAAAACTGGCAAACCTGGACCAACTGGCCCACCACCGCACAACCCAACGCTTCCTCCACACCTGGACCGCCCTTACCAACGCCCCAATGCGCAAGGTAAACACCCACTTCGGCTTCCACCCAGTAGAACAACACCGCGAACTGGAACTACGCCTACCCAGCCTCCGCCCGGCTGCACGTGGAGTGATTCTCGACCCCGACGACCGCATTCTGCTGGTTCGCTTCGAGTTCCCCGACGGACCGCTCTGGGCCACCCCAGGCGGCGGTCTGGAGCCCGGCGAGACCGTGGTCGAAGGCCTCCGCCGCGAGCTGATCGAGGAAGTCGGTCTGGAAGGCTTTCCCGATCCGCCGCACCTCTGGCACCAAGAGGTCGTCGCCGAAGGCCACGCCACCGGCTACGACGGCGTCCTCAATGACTATTTCCTCATCCGCACCACGGCTTTCGACCCAGCCGGCACCCTCAGTCCCGACGAGCTCCGCGCCGAGAACGTCCACGCCCTACGGTGGTGGACCCGCACCGAGCTGGAAGCCGATCCGGGCCGCTTCGCCCCCCGCAACCTCCCTGCCCTGCTCCGGCACCTGCTGGAGTCAGGCCCACCAAACACGCCAACCCAACTGACCCTCTAA